A window of Plasmodium malariae genome assembly, chromosome: 12 genomic DNA:
TTTTAAAGAcctaaattaaaaattaataaaatgtagcTTGTGATAATTTCaagattaatatattatcgttcaattttctatttcagcattttaattcttttacaCGAACTTaatcatatttaatttaaaaaaaaaaaaaaaagaaaaagataacaAAAAACAGAAAAGTAGAAAACTGCGAAGGTGCAAAACTACAAAGCTGCAAAACTACAAAGCTGCCATACTATAAAACTATCAAACTACAAAGCTGCCATACTACAAAGCTGCCATACTACAAAATTACCAAACTACAAGAAATCATTTTTCCCACTCTGAACCACATATAtatctcattttttttacgaTTAACTCCTTAATGTAttcaattatttaaatactcAAGAATGTTTAATGTTTTCTCAAAAGCCTTTTTAGATAGCAATtcgaataattttaatagtattaataagcccattaataatagtataaataaaagtaacaGTAACATACCAAGACCTATATCatctaatataaataatgaaaatgacaGAAGTAAAAATCTACCGTTGAAAGATAGACTAGCGACTGTAAGAaatgtacaaaatattttaaataagaaaaattttaataaggaagatgataacaataatggcaataataacaataatattaataataataataatgaagatCAAAACGCCAATAGGATCATAAATACAAACATAAGTACAACAAATGATGTAAATAAACCTGCACTAACTACTGAAAGCAATTTAAgtaaattcaaaaattattctagcgttgtaaatgaaaaacaaaatgaagaactagaaaaaaaattaaaaaagagaaagagaaGAAGGAAGCATGTCATAATAATGGAAAGAATGAAacagaaagaaaaagagaaaaaaagacaaagagaaatgaaaagacatcaaaataatgaagaagaagaagaagaagaagaagaggatGAAGAAGAggatgaagaagaagaagaagaaggaGATGAAAACGAAGATCACAATAATAACAAAGCTGAAAGACGTTATAGAAAATCTGGATAttcacaaaataaatatgaacacAAATTACatgaagaggaagaagaggaTAATATAGAAGGCGGGGAAGATAATGAAGAAAGACAGAtatataatcaaaaaaataaaagtggAGAAATAGGTTTGACTAAAAAGCTTTACAGTTCAGGAACGAATATAACGAACAGAATAACTTGGACAAATAATGTTAACGCGACTAATGATGTTAATAACGCTAATAATACTAGTAATAATGCAAATGGAAATGGAAAGGAGATTAATGAACCAGGGGTAAAACCGAAAAGAAAGAggaggaaaaagaaagaaatggAAGAAT
This region includes:
- the PmUG01_12073900 gene encoding conserved Plasmodium protein, unknown function, whose product is MFNVFSKAFLDSNSNNFNSINKPINNSINKSNSNIPRPISSNINNENDRSKNLPLKDRLATVRNVQNILNKKNFNKEDDNNNGNNNNNINNNNNEDQNANRIINTNISTTNDVNKPALTTESNLSKFKNYSSVVNEKQNEELEKKLKKRKRRRKHVIIMERMKQKEKEKKRQREMKRHQNNEEEEEEEEEDEEEDEEEEEEGDENEDHNNNKAERRYRKSGYSQNKYEHKLHEEEEEDNIEGGEDNEERQIYNQKNKSGEIGLTKKLYSSGTNITNRITWTNNVNATNDVNNANNTSNNANGNGKEINEPGVKPKRKRRKKKEMEEYRARLLKEKMQQQNSLSSIYTKTNSFNDNNNNNNNNENNTQGEVKVKRRRGRPKLSEVMATNNANEKPKQNDIRKYYSRNSENPSMSKGGSSINEKDKGGRYEEENKNVFKIIKTSIQENTSFMKKSPTEIIELEKSYKNNIKKGVTCIPLNYQSKGGGMAIILIGTETTYGPVKNSYGFMTFLVLDCHPNNFYIDTGIKNNVIECEKHMQLLISPGDMYMFKNQSQEVEARLLLIVCNKMNQPFDAKMHIKDPEINTHK